Proteins from one Mycteria americana isolate JAX WOST 10 ecotype Jacksonville Zoo and Gardens chromosome 1, USCA_MyAme_1.0, whole genome shotgun sequence genomic window:
- the RASD2 gene encoding GTP-binding protein Rhes produces the protein MMKTMSGGNCTLNVPAKNSYRMVVLGASRVGKSSIVSRFLNGRFEDQYTPTIEDFHRKVYNIRGDMYQLDILDTSGNHPFPAMRRLSILTGDVFILVFSLDNRESFDEVKRLQKQILEVKSCLKNKTKESADLPMVICGNKNDHSEIFRKVRSDEGENLVSSDENCAYFEVSAKKNTNVDEMFYVLFSMAKLPHEMSPALHRKISIQYGDTFQQKSFRMRRVKDMDAYGMISPFARRPSVNSDLKYIKSKVLREGQSREREKCTIQ, from the exons ATGATGAAGACCATGTCTGGTGGAAACTGCACCCTGAATGTGCCAGCCAAGAACTCTTACCGCATGGTAGTGCTGGGAGCCTCCAGGGTGGGGAAAAGCTCCATTGTCTCACGCTTTCTCAATGGCCGATTTGAGGACCAGTACACTCCCACCATTGAGGATTTTCATCGCAAGGTCTACAACATCCGGGGAGACATGTATCAGCTGGACATCCTGGACACCTCTGGGAATCACCCTTTCCCTGCTATGAGGAGGCTTTCCATCCTGACAG GGGATGTTTTCATCCTGGTATTCAGCTTGGACAACAGAGAATCCTTTGATGAGGTCAAGAGGCTCCAGAAACAGATCCTTGAGGTCAAATCCTGCCTGAAGAACAAGACCAAGGAATCAGCTGACCTCCCCATGGTGATCTGCGGCAACAAAAATGACCACAGTGAAATCTTCCGCAAGGTACGCTCAGATGAAGGCGAGAACCTTGTCTCCAGTGATGAAAACTGCGCTTACTTCGAAGTTTCAGCCAAGAAGAACACCAATGTGGATGAGATGTTCTACGTCCTCTTCAGCATGGCCAAGCTACCTCATGAGATGAGCCCTGCCCTCCACAGGAAAATCTCCATCCAGTATGGTGACACCTTCCAACAGAAATCCTTCCGGATGCGCCGAGTCAAGGACATGGACGCCTACGGCATGATCTCTCCCTTTGCTCGCCGGCCGAGTGTCAACAGTGACCTGAAGTATATAAAATCAAAAGTTCTCAGGGAAGGTCAGtcaagggagagggagaaatgcACGATCCAGTGA